The genomic region ATAATTCATTCCGAATTCCGAATTCTCCCCTCATTGCGGTACGCGCCACACCTTAACTGTTTTGTCCTCGCTCGTACTTACCAACTTGCGCCCATCAGGGCTGAATGCCACAGCCCAAACTGCTGCTGTATGCCCTTTAAACGTGGCGATTTCTGCGCCTGAAATGATGTTCCACAGCTTTATTGTCCGATCGTCACTAGACGTAGCAATTGTTTGCCCATCTGGACTCACAGCAACGAGATTGATATCGGCAGTATGACCTGCGATCGTCCGAATTGCTCTACCAGTGTTAAGATTCCAAACTGCGATCGTCGTGCCGTCGCTGACGCTGTAAAGTTGCTGGCTATCTGGACTAATGGCAACAGACCAAACCGCATCTTTGTGTCCTTTGAGGGTGCGCAATTCTTTAACTGGATTATGGTTTAAATCCCAAATTTTCATAGTCTTATCGCCGCTCCCAGTGACTAGCTTCCGCCCGTTGGGGCTGATGGCAACGGTGAGAACTTCCGCTGTATGCCCTGTAAGGGTGATATTTTTCCCTGTCTTCAGATCCCAAATTTTAGCCGTCTTGTCATAACTTGCACTGGCAATCTTTTGTCCGTCTGGGCTAATGGCAACGTAATTGACATAGCTTTTATGCCCGCGTAGAGTTTTGATTTCTCGCCCAGTGTTGAGATTCCAGACTTTTACGGTATTGTCTTTACTGCCACTGACAAGGGTTTGATTGTCATTACCGATCGCCACAGAATAAACCCAGTCTAAATGTTCCTCAAGCGAGCGAATTTCTCGCCAGCTATTTGCATCCCAGATTCTGACAGTGCGATCGTCGCTACCAGTAGCAAACTTTTTACCGTCAGGAGTAAAGGCAACACTATTCACTTCATCTGTATGCCCTGTTATGGTATTGACTTGCTGTTGTTGCCAGTAATACAAATACGCTACTAGTGCCAGTAACAGCAGAAAGCAGCCACCTAAAAGCCGACTCCGTTTAGATGGTTTTGCTGATGGAGTTATGACTGTGGGTTGAGGCGATGTGGCTGAGGTGTTTGCCTGCGGGGATACTAAAGCTGCGGTTTCTACTGCGGTTAACGGGGTTGTCAGTGCAGGTGCAATCGGCTGAGGCGATCGCGCTATTGCAAGATAGTTTTGCTGAGGTTTTTTTTGTAGTAACCGATCGATTGCCTGCGCGAGTTCCTGGCTAACTGCTTGTAATAACGGGTGACGTTGCCAATTCGCACTCCAGTTGCGATCGCCTTGAAGCCAAGAAAAATAGGGATGTCCAGATAATAAATGCAGACAAGCTACACTTAAATCGTAGAAATCGAGATTTGTTTGTAATGCCCAGTCATCATCAAATG from Chroococcidiopsis sp. SAG 2025 harbors:
- a CDS encoding protein kinase domain-containing protein; this encodes MLCCLNPNCQNPVNPDDREYCFSCGTKLVPSLGDRFRPVYPLAGGGLSQIFLAQDRDARESYVVQQLTLPRANNYHLVSNIFHSLAKKLAQIGENDRIPTLSAYFTQGNYFYLVQPAISGQTLRQELVQQGTFSEQQIWDVLGQILPLLYFIHKRQIVHGNINLESIIRRNSDERLMLINFDLTKHLFHPNNLHPNNSFDDDWALQTNLDFYDLSVACLHLLSGHPYFSWLQGDRNWSANWQRHPLLQAVSQELAQAIDRLLQKKPQQNYLAIARSPQPIAPALTTPLTAVETAALVSPQANTSATSPQPTVITPSAKPSKRSRLLGGCFLLLLALVAYLYYWQQQQVNTITGHTDEVNSVAFTPDGKKFATGSDDRTVRIWDANSWREIRSLEEHLDWVYSVAIGNDNQTLVSGSKDNTVKVWNLNTGREIKTLRGHKSYVNYVAISPDGQKIASASYDKTAKIWDLKTGKNITLTGHTAEVLTVAISPNGRKLVTGSGDKTMKIWDLNHNPVKELRTLKGHKDAVWSVAISPDSQQLYSVSDGTTIAVWNLNTGRAIRTIAGHTADINLVAVSPDGQTIATSSDDRTIKLWNIISGAEIATFKGHTAAVWAVAFSPDGRKLVSTSEDKTVKVWRVPQ